Proteins from one Orenia marismortui DSM 5156 genomic window:
- a CDS encoding 2-isopropylmalate synthase gives MAIKIFDTTLRDGEQSPGVSLSAKEKIEIAKQLAKLQVDVIEAGFPIASDGDFKAVQKIAQEVKGPVIAALARATKQDIDRAGEAIKDAQRPRIHTFIATSPVHMKYKLKQSPQEVLESAVKAVKYAKTYTDDVEFSAEDAFRSDKDFLCEVFEAVISAGATTINIPDTVGYATPLEFGGLIKYIKDNVANIDNAVISVHCHNDLGLAVANSLAAIENGAEQIECAVNGIGERAGNTALEEIALSLNTRYDYFDDQTNLNLKEISRTSRLVSHLTGMEIQPNKAIVGKNAFAHESGIHQDGVIKERTTYEIMDATTIGLEENKIVLGKHSGRHAFRQKLEELGYELSQEELNSAFKRFKNLADKKKEITGFDLEAIMEDEISQVEQIYQINLLQVTSSPGLATATVQLEKDGQKVNESACSEGGPIDAIYEAMNRITGLDCKLNDYQIDSVTSGKDALGEVIVKLEHENKLYVGRGISTDIIEASAKAYNNAINRIFTATN, from the coding sequence ATGGCTATTAAGATCTTTGATACTACTTTGCGTGATGGTGAACAATCACCAGGAGTAAGCTTAAGTGCTAAAGAAAAAATTGAGATTGCTAAACAGTTGGCTAAGTTGCAAGTTGATGTAATTGAAGCAGGATTTCCTATTGCTTCGGATGGTGATTTTAAAGCAGTACAGAAGATAGCTCAAGAAGTTAAAGGACCAGTTATTGCAGCTTTAGCTAGAGCTACAAAGCAGGATATTGATAGAGCTGGAGAAGCTATTAAAGATGCTCAAAGACCAAGAATTCATACTTTTATTGCTACATCACCAGTTCATATGAAATATAAATTGAAACAATCCCCCCAAGAAGTTTTAGAGAGTGCTGTTAAAGCTGTAAAGTATGCCAAGACATATACTGATGATGTAGAGTTTTCAGCAGAGGATGCTTTTAGAAGTGATAAGGATTTCTTGTGTGAGGTCTTTGAAGCAGTAATTTCAGCTGGAGCAACAACAATTAACATTCCTGATACAGTTGGTTATGCTACTCCATTAGAATTTGGTGGCTTAATAAAATATATTAAAGATAATGTAGCAAATATTGATAATGCGGTAATTAGTGTACACTGTCATAATGACTTAGGTTTGGCAGTAGCAAATTCTTTGGCTGCAATTGAGAATGGAGCAGAACAGATTGAATGTGCTGTTAATGGGATTGGTGAAAGAGCGGGTAATACTGCATTAGAAGAGATTGCTTTATCATTGAATACGCGTTATGATTATTTTGATGATCAAACAAATTTAAATCTAAAAGAGATTTCTCGTACCAGTAGGTTGGTTAGCCATTTAACCGGTATGGAGATTCAGCCTAACAAAGCTATAGTTGGAAAGAATGCTTTTGCTCATGAATCTGGTATTCACCAAGATGGTGTGATTAAAGAAAGAACCACCTATGAAATTATGGATGCTACGACTATTGGTTTAGAAGAGAATAAAATTGTTCTTGGAAAACATTCAGGGCGACATGCTTTTAGGCAGAAGTTAGAGGAATTAGGTTATGAATTAAGCCAAGAAGAATTGAATTCTGCTTTTAAAAGGTTTAAAAACTTAGCAGATAAGAAGAAAGAGATTACTGGATTTGATTTAGAAGCTATTATGGAAGATGAAATTAGTCAAGTAGAGCAAATTTATCAGATAAATCTATTACAAGTAACAAGTAGTCCAGGTCTAGCAACAGCGACTGTGCAATTAGAAAAGGATGGTCAAAAGGTTAATGAGAGTGCTTGTTCTGAAGGTGGACCGATTGATGCTATTTATGAGGCTATGAATCGGATAACAGGTTTAGATTGTAAGTTAAATGATTATCAAATTGATTCAGTAACTAGTGGTAAAGATGCTTTAGGCGAGGTAATAGTTAAGTTAGAGCATGAAAACAAGCTTTATGTTGGTAGAGGTATTAGTACAGATATTATTGAGGCTAGTGCTAAAGCTTATAATAATGCAATCAATAGAATATTTACAGCTACTAATTAA
- the cimA gene encoding citramalate synthase: MLKIYDTTLRDGSQREGISYSTEDKLNITKRLDELGISYIEGGWPGSNPKDIEYFNKVQNLDLSNSKIAAFGSTRRANIKAEDDKNLNAILDSGVKVATIFGKAWDLHVTQALKTTLEENLKMIESSIDYLQNKGLEVNFDAEHFFDGYEANSEYAIKVLQAAQRGGADTLVLCDTNGGTMPFRVKEIIASIKEEINIPLGIHAHNDAELAVANSLAAYEAGAIQIQGTINGYGERCGNANLSSIIPNLKLKYNEELITDEQLVKITEVSRYVSEVANLNPPSHKPYVGDSAFAHKGGIHVSAILRDSKTYEHIKPELVGNKQRVLVSELSGKSNLVYKAQELGINIEEESTDLRAVLDEIKDLEHQGYHFEGAEASFELLVEKATGRYEKLFELEGVRIITEKSEDYNPLSEATIKVKVNGERVHTAAEGDGPVNALDGALRKALISFYPELKNIHLIDYKVRVLEGNQGTSAKVRVLIESTDGHHTWGTVGASTNIIEASWQALVDSIEYGIKLKKND, translated from the coding sequence GTGCTAAAAATTTATGATACTACTTTACGTGACGGAAGTCAAAGAGAGGGTATCTCCTATTCTACAGAGGATAAATTGAATATTACTAAAAGGTTAGATGAGCTAGGCATTAGTTATATTGAAGGTGGCTGGCCTGGTTCAAATCCTAAAGATATAGAGTATTTTAATAAAGTACAAAACTTAGATCTTAGTAATTCCAAGATAGCTGCTTTTGGTAGCACTCGTAGGGCCAATATTAAAGCAGAAGATGATAAGAATCTAAATGCTATATTAGATTCTGGCGTTAAGGTGGCTACAATATTTGGTAAGGCTTGGGATTTGCATGTTACTCAAGCATTAAAGACTACTTTAGAAGAGAATTTAAAGATGATTGAAAGTTCTATAGATTATTTGCAGAATAAAGGTTTAGAGGTTAATTTTGATGCTGAACACTTCTTTGATGGTTATGAAGCTAACTCTGAATATGCAATTAAGGTATTACAGGCTGCTCAACGAGGGGGAGCAGATACATTAGTTTTATGTGATACTAACGGTGGAACAATGCCTTTTAGAGTTAAAGAGATTATTGCAAGTATTAAAGAAGAGATCAACATACCTTTAGGAATTCATGCTCATAATGATGCAGAATTGGCAGTAGCTAATTCATTAGCAGCTTATGAGGCTGGAGCGATACAGATTCAAGGAACTATTAATGGTTATGGGGAGAGATGCGGCAATGCCAATCTTTCTTCTATTATTCCTAATCTTAAATTAAAGTACAATGAAGAACTTATAACTGATGAACAATTAGTTAAGATTACAGAAGTCTCTCGTTATGTTAGTGAAGTTGCTAATTTAAATCCTCCTAGTCATAAGCCTTATGTTGGAGATAGTGCTTTTGCTCATAAAGGTGGAATTCATGTTAGTGCTATTTTGAGAGATTCTAAAACTTATGAACATATTAAACCAGAGTTAGTTGGGAATAAGCAACGAGTTTTAGTTTCTGAACTATCTGGTAAGAGTAATTTAGTTTATAAAGCTCAAGAACTTGGTATTAATATTGAAGAAGAAAGTACAGATTTAAGAGCTGTTTTAGATGAAATTAAAGATTTAGAACATCAAGGCTATCACTTTGAAGGAGCTGAAGCTTCTTTTGAATTATTAGTAGAGAAGGCAACCGGTAGGTATGAGAAACTCTTTGAATTAGAGGGAGTTAGAATCATTACCGAAAAATCTGAGGATTACAATCCTTTATCAGAGGCTACTATTAAGGTGAAAGTTAACGGGGAAAGGGTTCATACAGCAGCAGAGGGTGATGGACCAGTTAATGCTCTTGATGGTGCTTTACGAAAGGCTCTTATTAGCTTTTATCCTGAGCTAAAGAATATTCATTTGATAGACTACAAAGTTAGAGTTTTAGAAGGTAATCAAGGAACTTCAGCTAAGGTTAGAGTTTTAATTGAATCTACTGATGGACATCATACTTGGGGTACAGTTGGAGCTTCGACTAATATAATTGAAGCAAGTTGGCAGGCTTTAGTGGACAGTATCGAATATGGGATTAAACTTAAAAAGAATGATTAA
- the ilvC gene encoding ketol-acid reductoisomerase, whose product MRRMVKMYYNEDANLKVLEGKKIAVVGYGSQGHAQAQNMRDAGLDVIVSELEGTPNYEQAVKDGFEPKTAAEAAKEADVIQILLPDEVQKKVYYSEVEANLEAGNALVFSHGFNIHYGQIVPPADVDVYMVAPKGPGHLVRRVYTEGFGVPALIAIYQDATGNAKDFALAHAKGVGGTRAGVIETTFEEETETDLFGEQAVLCGGTTELVRAGFETLVDAGYQPEIAYFECLHELKLIVDLMYEGGIATMRDSISDTAEYGDLIAGKQVINDKSREAMKKLLTDIQEGEFAKQWLLENQVGRPGYNRKKAIDEDHLIEKVGAELRSKMNYLD is encoded by the coding sequence ATGAGAAGAATGGTAAAAATGTATTATAATGAAGATGCTAATTTAAAGGTTTTAGAAGGTAAGAAGATTGCAGTTGTTGGTTATGGTAGTCAGGGTCATGCACAAGCTCAAAATATGAGAGATGCAGGATTAGATGTTATTGTATCTGAATTAGAAGGAACTCCAAACTATGAGCAAGCAGTTAAAGATGGTTTTGAACCTAAGACAGCTGCTGAAGCTGCTAAAGAAGCAGATGTAATTCAAATCTTACTTCCAGATGAAGTACAGAAGAAGGTGTATTATAGTGAAGTTGAAGCAAATTTAGAGGCTGGGAATGCTTTAGTATTCTCTCATGGATTCAATATTCATTATGGTCAAATAGTTCCACCTGCTGATGTAGATGTATATATGGTAGCACCTAAAGGACCAGGACACTTGGTAAGAAGAGTTTACACTGAAGGATTTGGTGTTCCAGCATTGATTGCTATCTATCAAGATGCTACTGGTAATGCTAAAGATTTCGCATTGGCTCATGCTAAAGGTGTAGGTGGTACTAGAGCAGGTGTAATCGAAACTACTTTTGAAGAAGAGACAGAAACAGATTTATTTGGTGAGCAAGCAGTATTATGTGGAGGAACTACTGAGTTAGTTAGAGCAGGTTTTGAAACTCTAGTAGATGCTGGTTATCAACCAGAGATTGCTTATTTTGAATGTTTACATGAACTTAAGCTAATTGTTGATTTGATGTATGAAGGTGGTATTGCTACAATGAGAGATTCTATTTCCGATACTGCTGAATATGGAGACTTAATTGCTGGAAAGCAGGTTATTAATGATAAATCTCGTGAGGCTATGAAGAAATTACTTACTGATATTCAAGAAGGAGAATTTGCTAAGCAATGGTTACTTGAAAATCAAGTTGGACGTCCAGGATATAATAGAAAGAAAGCTATTGATGAGGATCATTTAATTGAGAAGGTTGGAGCAGAGTTAAGATCTAAAATGAATTATCTTGACTAA
- the leuD gene encoding 3-isopropylmalate dehydratase small subunit, with translation MEIKGKVWKYGNDVDTDVIIPARYLNTSDPDKLAEHCMEDIDETFAGNVEQGDIIVAEDNFGCGSSREHAPIAIKAAGVSAVIANSFARIFFRNAINIGLPILECPEAVAGIEKGDEVEIDVDSGVIKNLSKDTEFQAEPFPAFMQRIIDAGGLVNYVKEKTN, from the coding sequence ATGGAGATCAAAGGTAAAGTATGGAAGTATGGTAATGACGTAGATACAGATGTAATTATTCCAGCTAGATATTTAAATACATCAGATCCTGATAAATTGGCTGAACATTGTATGGAGGATATTGATGAAACTTTTGCTGGCAATGTAGAACAAGGTGATATTATTGTAGCAGAGGATAATTTCGGTTGTGGAAGTTCTCGTGAGCATGCTCCAATTGCTATTAAAGCAGCAGGAGTATCAGCAGTAATTGCTAATTCTTTTGCGCGTATCTTCTTTAGAAATGCAATTAATATTGGTCTTCCTATCTTAGAATGTCCAGAAGCAGTAGCTGGAATTGAAAAGGGAGATGAAGTAGAGATAGATGTAGATTCTGGAGTAATCAAGAATTTAAGCAAAGATACTGAGTTCCAGGCAGAACCATTCCCAGCATTTATGCAGAGAATTATTGATGCAGGCGGATTAGTAAATTATGTAAAAGAGAAAACGAATTAA
- a CDS encoding 3-isopropylmalate dehydrogenase: protein MSKKRIAVIGGDGIGPEVTKQGVKVLEKLGQITDLNFEFENFNIGADHYLETGELVTDEVKADLTNFDAIYLGAVGDPRVKPGVLEHGILLDLRFSLDQYINLRPIKLLDSKFTPLKDKEPKDIDMMIVRENTEGLYAGVGGFFKKGTKDEVATQEMINTYKGVERVIRYAYEYAQKRNKENKLTLCDKSNVLTYSHDLWQRVFEEVGNNYSDVEKHHMLVDAMTMKMVRNPEVFDVVVTCNMFGDIITDLGAEIQGGMGMAVSGNINPEGVSMFEPVHGSAPDIAGQNKANPLAALLAAAMMVEILGNPEEAQMIQKAINLSLAENQTTVDMGGKLTTDGVGDYICSVLG, encoded by the coding sequence ATGAGTAAAAAGAGAATAGCAGTAATCGGTGGAGATGGAATCGGTCCAGAGGTAACTAAACAAGGTGTAAAAGTATTAGAGAAGTTAGGACAGATTACAGATTTAAATTTTGAATTTGAAAATTTCAACATAGGTGCTGACCATTATTTAGAAACTGGTGAATTAGTAACTGACGAGGTTAAGGCTGATTTAACAAATTTTGATGCTATTTATTTAGGAGCAGTAGGAGATCCTCGTGTTAAACCAGGTGTTTTAGAGCATGGAATTCTATTAGATTTACGTTTTTCTTTAGACCAATATATTAATCTTCGTCCAATTAAATTATTAGATTCTAAATTCACTCCATTAAAAGATAAAGAGCCAAAAGATATCGATATGATGATTGTTCGAGAAAATACAGAAGGTCTTTATGCTGGGGTAGGTGGCTTCTTCAAGAAAGGAACTAAGGATGAGGTAGCTACTCAAGAGATGATTAATACTTATAAAGGTGTAGAAAGAGTTATCCGTTATGCTTATGAGTATGCTCAAAAGCGTAATAAAGAGAACAAGTTAACTTTATGTGATAAGAGTAACGTATTAACTTATTCTCATGATTTATGGCAGAGAGTATTTGAAGAGGTTGGAAACAATTATTCAGATGTAGAAAAACATCATATGTTAGTTGATGCTATGACTATGAAGATGGTTAGAAACCCAGAGGTCTTTGATGTAGTAGTAACTTGTAATATGTTCGGTGATATCATTACAGATTTAGGTGCAGAAATTCAAGGTGGAATGGGTATGGCTGTATCAGGAAATATTAATCCAGAAGGTGTATCTATGTTTGAACCAGTACATGGTTCTGCTCCAGATATTGCAGGTCAAAATAAAGCTAATCCATTAGCAGCATTATTAGCAGCAGCAATGATGGTTGAGATTTTAGGTAATCCGGAGGAAGCTCAAATGATTCAAAAAGCAATCAATTTATCATTAGCAGAGAATCAAACTACTGTTGATATGGGTGGAAAATTAACTACTGATGGAGTAGGAGATTATATCTGTAGTGTCTTAGGCTAG
- a CDS encoding YihY/virulence factor BrkB family protein has product MEKSLFDVNWKLFINRVNQKAKQIDIFINAMSLVYTTLLSIIPLLIFSFYIMTLFNIFGGMKSIINGLKELILENLTTGTGETLINYLEQYVNNVDVTQLGVISFLSLVVVIVFMLARIEITFNKIWGVEEHRDIFKRFVAFWTFITLGTFLIAISLSLTISVISSYLSPRFVNISADKTYFFRFLSMLSYFLIFIVGYYLIPNTDVEPLAAIVGGTVSGFLFNLAKFGYKIYTKYAVGYSQIYGSLSVIPLFLVWIYLIWLIALWGAVISYVYQNRSNLHHFNTLEDISVGVQNLIPIAILVVICKEFVNRKSKGISFEGLTDRINIPVEIIEDNLGGLIKENLIAITKDNRYIPVTTLEQISLWEICKLLIFKQKIGINKIFADQEICSVYDSLIEGLREELEELTIVDLLNDAC; this is encoded by the coding sequence ATGGAAAAAAGCTTATTTGATGTTAATTGGAAACTTTTTATTAATAGAGTTAATCAAAAAGCAAAACAGATAGATATTTTTATCAATGCTATGAGTTTGGTTTATACCACTTTATTGTCAATTATTCCATTATTAATCTTCTCATTTTACATTATGACCTTATTTAATATTTTTGGTGGCATGAAGAGTATAATTAATGGTCTAAAAGAACTTATTCTAGAGAATTTAACAACTGGAACTGGAGAAACTTTAATTAATTATTTAGAACAATATGTTAATAATGTTGATGTTACACAGTTAGGTGTAATAAGTTTTTTATCATTAGTTGTGGTTATTGTATTTATGTTAGCAAGAATTGAGATAACTTTCAATAAAATCTGGGGTGTTGAGGAGCATCGTGATATTTTCAAAAGGTTTGTTGCTTTTTGGACTTTTATTACTTTAGGTACTTTTTTAATTGCTATTTCTTTAAGTTTGACAATATCGGTAATTAGTTCTTATCTAAGCCCTAGATTTGTAAATATTTCAGCAGATAAAACTTATTTTTTTCGTTTCTTGTCTATGCTTTCATATTTTCTGATTTTTATTGTAGGTTATTATTTAATTCCTAATACTGATGTGGAGCCTTTAGCAGCTATTGTTGGCGGTACTGTAAGTGGCTTTCTTTTTAACCTGGCTAAATTTGGATATAAAATTTATACTAAATATGCTGTTGGATATAGTCAAATTTATGGTTCCTTATCGGTTATTCCTTTATTTTTAGTTTGGATTTATTTAATTTGGTTAATTGCTCTATGGGGAGCGGTAATTTCTTATGTTTATCAAAACAGAAGTAATTTGCATCATTTCAATACATTGGAAGATATTAGTGTAGGAGTACAAAATTTAATTCCTATTGCGATTTTAGTTGTTATCTGCAAAGAATTTGTTAACCGTAAATCTAAAGGGATTAGCTTTGAAGGTTTAACCGACAGAATTAATATTCCAGTAGAGATAATAGAAGATAATCTAGGTGGCTTAATAAAGGAAAATTTAATAGCTATTACGAAAGATAATAGATATATTCCAGTTACCACTTTAGAGCAGATTTCTTTATGGGAGATATGTAAACTATTAATTTTCAAACAAAAAATAGGAATTAATAAGATTTTTGCAGATCAAGAGATATGTAGTGTATATGATTCTTTAATAGAAGGCTTAAGAGAAGAGTTAGAAGAATTAACTATTGTTGATTTATTAAATGATGCTTGTTAA
- the ilvN gene encoding acetolactate synthase small subunit, translating to MKHTVSVLVANESGVLARVASLFSRRGFNIESLSVGKTDNEEISRITLVVEGDDRVLEQLTKQLNKLIVVHKISDLTQESVVSRGLALIKVKATATTRSEIMQIVDIFRGKIVDVASGSIMVEITGNEDKVNAIEELLRPFGIKELVRTGKIAMARGKK from the coding sequence ATGAAGCATACAGTTTCAGTATTAGTTGCTAATGAATCTGGTGTTTTAGCTAGAGTAGCTAGCTTATTCAGTAGGCGAGGCTTTAATATAGAGAGTCTATCTGTTGGTAAGACAGATAATGAAGAAATATCTAGGATTACTTTAGTTGTTGAAGGTGATGATAGGGTTTTAGAGCAGTTAACTAAGCAATTAAACAAATTAATTGTTGTTCATAAAATTAGTGACTTAACCCAAGAATCTGTTGTAAGTAGAGGATTAGCTTTAATCAAAGTCAAAGCTACTGCTACTACTCGGTCTGAGATTATGCAGATAGTTGATATATTTAGGGGTAAAATTGTAGATGTAGCCTCAGGTTCAATAATGGTCGAAATAACTGGCAATGAAGATAAGGTTAATGCTATAGAAGAACTTTTAAGGCCTTTTGGAATTAAAGAGCTAGTTAGAACTGGTAAGATCGCAATGGCAAGAGGGAAGAAATAA
- a CDS encoding fumarylacetoacetate hydrolase family protein yields MKFLRFKKEEKISYGILEEGIIREIKGDIYNNYQISDRNYLLSEVDLLAPCEPSKIICVGLNYRDHAKELDMDLPKEPVIFLKPATSIIGPNTKVKYPKISQQVDYEAELAVVVKNQIREIETAEAGDHILGYTCFNDITARDLQNRDGQWTRAKSFDTFAPVGPIIETEVNPNDLQVQLFHNGKVKQNSNTKQMIFEVEYLVSFISQVMTLNPGDIIATGTPPGVGSVEVGDDLEVKIEGIGSLKNQIDQA; encoded by the coding sequence ATGAAATTTCTAAGATTTAAAAAAGAAGAAAAGATTAGTTATGGTATCTTAGAGGAAGGTATTATTAGAGAAATCAAAGGTGATATTTATAATAATTATCAAATTTCTGATAGAAATTACTTATTAAGTGAGGTAGATTTATTGGCTCCTTGTGAGCCTAGTAAGATAATTTGTGTAGGGCTTAATTATCGTGATCATGCGAAAGAATTAGATATGGATCTACCTAAAGAACCTGTTATCTTTTTAAAACCTGCTACTTCCATCATAGGTCCTAATACAAAGGTTAAATATCCTAAGATCAGCCAACAAGTAGATTATGAGGCGGAGTTAGCGGTTGTTGTAAAGAATCAAATTAGAGAGATAGAGACAGCAGAGGCTGGCGATCATATTTTGGGCTATACTTGTTTTAATGATATTACAGCTAGAGACTTACAAAATCGTGACGGACAATGGACCAGGGCAAAATCTTTTGATACCTTTGCTCCAGTTGGTCCTATAATTGAAACAGAGGTAAATCCAAATGATTTACAGGTTCAATTATTTCATAATGGAAAAGTAAAGCAAAATTCCAATACGAAACAGATGATATTTGAAGTTGAGTATCTAGTAAGTTTTATTTCTCAAGTTATGACTTTAAATCCTGGTGATATTATTGCAACAGGTACTCCTCCAGGTGTAGGCAGTGTAGAAGTTGGAGATGATTTAGAAGTTAAGATAGAGGGGATAGGGAGCTTAAAGAATCAAATTGATCAAGCTTAG
- the leuC gene encoding 3-isopropylmalate dehydratase large subunit, translating to MGMTMVEKILAAHAGKDKVKAGELVNAKLDLVLGNDVTTPVAVKEFQKIGIENVFDKDRIAIVPDHFVPNKDINSAEQVKMIREFANDKEITNFFELGEMGIEHCLLPEQGLVGPGDIVIGADSHTCTYGALGALATGIGSTDMAAGMATGEAWFKVPETIKFVYKGELQKWVSGKDLILYTIGDIGVDGALYKAMEFTGPVIENLSMDSRFTMSNMAIEAGGKCGLIEADETTLEYVKDRAQRDWTVYKSDEDAEYAEVIEYDVSNIEPQVAFPHLPENTKGISQVGDIKIDQSVIGSCTNGRIEDLRVAAEILKDKKKADHVRLIIFPGTQEIYKQAMKEGLIEIFIDAGAAVSTPTCGPCLGGHMGILAKGERSIATTNRNFVGRMGHPESEVYLSNPAVAAASAIAGKIVSPDEVL from the coding sequence ATGGGAATGACAATGGTAGAGAAGATATTAGCAGCTCATGCTGGCAAGGATAAAGTAAAAGCAGGAGAATTGGTTAATGCTAAGTTAGATTTAGTTTTAGGAAATGATGTAACTACTCCAGTAGCAGTAAAGGAGTTTCAGAAGATTGGTATAGAGAATGTTTTTGATAAAGATAGAATAGCAATTGTACCAGATCACTTTGTACCTAATAAGGATATTAATTCAGCCGAACAGGTGAAAATGATTAGAGAATTTGCTAATGACAAAGAGATTACAAACTTTTTTGAATTAGGGGAAATGGGTATTGAACATTGTTTATTACCTGAGCAAGGTTTAGTTGGTCCAGGAGATATTGTTATCGGTGCAGATTCTCATACATGTACCTATGGTGCTTTAGGTGCTTTAGCAACTGGAATTGGAAGTACGGATATGGCAGCTGGTATGGCAACTGGTGAAGCATGGTTTAAGGTTCCAGAAACTATCAAATTTGTTTACAAAGGTGAGCTACAAAAGTGGGTTAGTGGTAAGGACTTAATCTTATATACGATCGGTGATATTGGTGTAGATGGTGCTTTATATAAAGCTATGGAATTTACAGGGCCAGTAATTGAGAATTTATCTATGGATAGTAGATTTACTATGTCTAATATGGCTATTGAAGCTGGTGGAAAGTGTGGATTGATCGAAGCAGATGAGACTACTTTAGAGTACGTTAAAGACAGAGCGCAACGTGATTGGACAGTATATAAGAGTGATGAAGATGCAGAGTATGCAGAGGTTATAGAGTATGATGTAAGTAATATTGAACCTCAAGTAGCATTCCCTCATTTACCTGAAAATACAAAAGGAATTAGTCAAGTAGGAGATATTAAGATTGATCAATCTGTAATTGGTTCTTGTACTAATGGTAGAATAGAAGATTTAAGAGTTGCTGCTGAAATCTTAAAGGATAAGAAGAAGGCTGATCATGTAAGATTAATTATCTTCCCAGGGACTCAAGAGATTTATAAGCAAGCAATGAAGGAAGGATTAATTGAGATCTTTATTGATGCTGGAGCAGCAGTAAGTACTCCAACTTGTGGACCTTGTTTAGGTGGACATATGGGTATCTTAGCTAAAGGTGAAAGATCTATTGCTACAACTAACCGTAACTTTGTTGGGCGTATGGGGCATCCAGAAAGTGAAGTTTATTTATCAAATCCAGCAGTAGCAGCGGCTTCTGCAATTGCAGGTAAGATTGTTAGTCCAGATGAAGTTCTGTAA